Proteins encoded within one genomic window of Paramisgurnus dabryanus chromosome 11, PD_genome_1.1, whole genome shotgun sequence:
- the LOC141282947 gene encoding zinc finger BED domain-containing protein 4-like — protein MSSVWSFFKVSEEDPRYAVCNECEGRVMRGGVRAKSFNTTNLITHLKNKHPGAYKEYEKSANANKQWKKANATAAAPVGSPIEQALEKTKKFHKDHPKQKALTMAITKMITVDDQPFLLVEDEGFREVLDLAEPRYDKPSRRYFADVALPALHDGVATHVHKLLDSDVNDISFTMDIWSSYLNQTSMLSLTAQWIDVNFEMKRAVLHAQEFPGSHTGTAIASAFDAMFTEWKIQKENVHVVLRDNARNMVKAMEECGVKSLGCMAYLGQLAVHDAVLSQQSVVDSLAIARKIVGHFKSSSLGTSRLRDIQRETGMKTKLLQQDVPTRWNSTFLMMTTLLEQKRALVMYEADHGMPVSLNANQWSLIEKMTTLLAPFEEMTREISSHTATAADVIPSVVALKRFLNKTAETDSGVKTTKYKDRYFDADLKQVAKNKLEKEVDKMTASVTTSTSATDGHTPDREEGEPQEKRMCTQREGHSFLDMFDEILEEKEPDEQVHGYLSEPTLPRNVSPLQYWQSNKTHFPALATVARKYLSAPCTSLDSERLFSAASNVVSEKRNRIGTERAEMLLFVKHNIRLLPKTGKAKG, from the exons AtgtcgtctgtctggtcattttTCAAAGTGTCTGAAGAGGATCCTCGCTATGCTGTATGCAATGAGTGTGAGGGCCGGGTGATGCGAGGGGGAGTTCGGGCCAAATCGTTCAACACTACCAATTTGATCACCCACTTAAAAAATAAGCATCCCGGAGCCTACAAAGAATATGAGAAATCAGCAAATGCTAACAAACAGTGGAAAAAAGCTAACGCTACGGCAGCTGCACCGGTCGGTAGCCCAATAGAACAAGCGCTGGAAAAGACGAAGAAATTCCACAAAGACCACCCGAAGCAAAAGGCATTGACCATGGCAATAACAAAGATGATCACTGTCGATGACCAACCGTTTTTGTTAGTGGAAGACGAAGGATTTAGGGAGGTGCTTGATCTCGCTGAGCCCCGCTATGACAAGCCAAGTCGTCGTTACTTTGCGGATGTCGCCCTGCCTGCCTTACATGATGGCGTAGCCACTCACGTGCACAAGTTACTCGACAGCGATGTTAATGACATCAGTTTTACAATGGATATCTGGAGTTCCTACCTCAACCAAACAAGCATGTTGAGCCTCACAGCTCAGTGGATTGATGTCAACTTCGAGATGAAGAGAGCTGTGCTACATGCCCAAGAATTCCCTGGCTCGCATACAG GTACCGCCATAGCCAGTGCATTTGACGCCATGTTTACAGAATGGAAAATCCAGAAAGAAAATGTACACGTTGTGCTACGAGACAACGCACGTAATATGGTGAAGGCAATGGAGGAGTGTGGTGTTAAAAGCCTGGGCTGTATGGCTTATCTGGGGCAGTTAGCAGTGCACGATGCAGTACTAAGCCAGCAAAGCGTTGTTGACTCTTTGGCTATAGCGAGAAAAATAGTGGGACATTTTAAAAGCTCCTCCCTTGGTACCTCTCGGCTGAGAGACATCCAGAGAGAGACGGGAATGAAGACCAAGCTGCTACAACAGGATGTCCCGACGCGCTGGAACAGTACATTCCTGATGATGACAACTCTCCTAGAACAGAAGCGCGCACTGGTTATGTACGAGGCTGACCACGGAATGCCTGTATCTCTCAATGCAAACCAGTGGAGTCTTATTGAGAAAATGACCACACTCCTGGCACCCTTTGAAGAGATGACGAGAGAGATTAGCTCGCATACAGCTACAGCTGCTGATGTGATCCCCTCTGTTGTGGCACTCAAGCGTTTTCTGAACAAAACAGCCGAAACGGACAGTGGGGTTAAAACGACCAA ATACAAAGATCGCTACTTTGACGCAGACCTCAAGCAGGTGGCAAAAAACAAGCTAGAGAAGGAAGTTGACAAGATGACAGCGTCAGTGACGACCAGCACCAGTGCCACAGATGGGCATACACCAGACAGAGAAGAAGGTGAACCACAAGAAAAGAGGATGTGTACGCAACGTGAAGGGCATTCGTTTCTGGACATGTTTGATGAAATTCTGGAGGAAAAGGAGCCGGATGAACAG GTGCATGGTTACCTGAGTGAGCCCACCCTCCCCAGAAATGTGAGCCCGCTGCAGTACTGGCAAAGCAACAAGACCCACTTCCCTGCCCTCGCCACAGTGGCACGCAAGTACCTGTCAGCTCCATGTACAAGCTTGGACAGTGAACGTCTCTTCTCCGctgcttcaaatgttgtcagtGAAAAGAGAAATAGGATCGGTACAGAGAGAGCAGAAATGCTCCTCTTTGTTAAGCACAACATTCGTCTGCTTCCAAAGACTGGGAAGGCCAAGGGTTAG